The DNA window AACGTATGGAAGCAAGAGGGTTTACAGTTATATGTGGTGATACTGTTTGGACTCAGGATAAAGCAAAATCAGCACCTGCTAAATTGCGTGCAGCAGAATGGAATAAAATGATGGTTGACGACAAAATTGATATAATTCTTCCTCCTTGGGGTGGAGAATTACTAATTGAGTCACTGGAATATATTGATTTCGAAAATATAAAGAATAAATGGGTATTAGGCTATTCAGATGTAAGTTTACTACTGCTAGCCATTACATTGAAGACCGGTATAGCAACAGCACACGGCACCAATTTAGTGGATTTAAGAGGGGAAGTTTGGGATGAAACAACAGCAATGTGGAGGGCTGTTTTATCTACAAGTCCTAGTGAATCTGTCGTTCAACACTCTTCACCCAAATATCAAAAGAAATGGGATCATGCGAATCCTTCAGCCTGTCTATTTCATTTAACCGAACAAACAGCATGGAAATCATTATCAAGTAGGAATGTGAAGATGCAAGGTCGTCTACTTGGTGGATGTATAGACGTCATTAGACATTTAGTCGGTACTCCGTTCGGTGATGTAGAAAATTTTAGGGAAAAATACATCAAGGACGAGCCAATCATCTGGTATTTGGAAAATTGTGAGTTAAACACAACAGATTTACGACGTTCTTTAGTGCAAATGAAATTAGCGGGTTGGTTTGATCAATGCTCTGGTTTGATGTTTGGTCGAAGTAGCGCGGAGACCGCGGTTGATAATTATTCGGTAGAAGATGTTTATAAAGACATGTCAGACGAGCTGAATATTCCTATTATTTATGATATCGACTGTGGCCATGTTCCACCTCAAATGACGTTCATCAATGGTGCTTTTGCGGAAGTAGAGCTGGAAGAAGGGAAAGGAACTATTTTGCAATCCTTTAAACCGTAATGATTTTCAACGAAGT is part of the Psychrobacillus sp. FSL H8-0483 genome and encodes:
- a CDS encoding S66 peptidase family protein yields the protein MINYPHFEKGATIGVTAISSGVQAELHDMFKLACERMEARGFTVICGDTVWTQDKAKSAPAKLRAAEWNKMMVDDKIDIILPPWGGELLIESLEYIDFENIKNKWVLGYSDVSLLLLAITLKTGIATAHGTNLVDLRGEVWDETTAMWRAVLSTSPSESVVQHSSPKYQKKWDHANPSACLFHLTEQTAWKSLSSRNVKMQGRLLGGCIDVIRHLVGTPFGDVENFREKYIKDEPIIWYLENCELNTTDLRRSLVQMKLAGWFDQCSGLMFGRSSAETAVDNYSVEDVYKDMSDELNIPIIYDIDCGHVPPQMTFINGAFAEVELEEGKGTILQSFKP